A region of the Chryseobacterium gotjawalense genome:
TCCAATGGGTTTTATTCATGTGATAAGCCCCGGTAATCTGCGGATGTTTTTCCCGAAGTTCTTCGCTCCATTCCGGATCTGTTTTTAAAGCAATGGATAAAGGTTGTTTATCCAGCGGAATTAGAGCAAACATTTTCCCGGCCACTTTCAGTACCAATGTTTCAGGATTAAAAGGAAAAGTTTCTTCTACTCCTTTTTTGAGCTGGCAATATTCTAAAATTTCGGTGATATCCA
Encoded here:
- a CDS encoding MmcQ/YjbR family DNA-binding protein; the protein is MDITEILEYCQLKKGVEETFPFNPETLVLKVAGKMFALIPLDKQPLSIALKTDPEWSEELREKHPQITGAYHMNKTHWNSVVCEGLKRDLIYKLIDHSYDLIVQSLTKRKREELLNSY